The Cloeon dipterum chromosome 3, ieCloDipt1.1, whole genome shotgun sequence genome includes a region encoding these proteins:
- the LOC135940352 gene encoding cuticle protein 6-like, translated as MHRLLVVLSVAVAAAQAQYLLSAGIPAVSSSQYHAQDELGQFSYGYSGGPSAKHEVKTFDGVTRGGYSYVDANGLVQSVSYVADPINGFRVAATNLPVGPAPVAASVAAPLLAAVPQHVYQADAPDVAIAKAAHFAAHAEAKARLLAA; from the exons ATGCACAGACTcctt GTCGTACTCTCCGTGGCCGTGGCCGCCGCCCAGGCGCAGTACCTGCTGTCCGCTGGCATCCCTGCTGTGTCGAGCAGCCAGTACCATGCGCAGGACGAGCTGGGCCAGTTCTCTTACGGCTACTCCGGCGGCCCGTCTGCCAAGCACGAGGTCAAGACCTTTGACGGTGTGACCCGTGGTGGCTACTCTTACGTCGACGCCAACGGCCTGGTGCAGAGCGTCAGCTACGTCGCCGACCCCATCAACGGCTTCCGCGTGGCCGCCACCAACCTGCCCGTTGGACCCGCCCCAGTGGCCGCCTCCGTGGCCGCTCCCCTCTTGGCTGCCGTGCCCCAGCACGTCTACCAGGCCGACGCTCCCGACGTGGCCATCGCCAAGGCTGCCCACTTCGCCGCCCACGCTGAGGCCAAGGCCCGTCTTCTGGCCGCCTAA